A DNA window from Ostrea edulis chromosome 5, xbOstEdul1.1, whole genome shotgun sequence contains the following coding sequences:
- the LOC125648972 gene encoding uncharacterized protein LOC125648972 produces MDSLDCIHIWYSNVLLPWEYLPRLKILQQPFEEIIQSHKSTFGKTVYETFRTLLQPPNAIFLSLDKDYEKHYDSLLDKRRVEKEGCVNSHGLQQVINDSYFKGQYVPQMYVVVVKACRIQPNGLALQMCNDSSMLLTSLSGACSLENLENIVYILGLHDIDIDATSESELYAVRKTFAENIGLIMNDVDKKLIARVLIQGKNGITGRFSRLLEKQFVRKANATITFVRKSIDNSRKRIQNWCIGDDGKIILSHYRSNEELINFRFLQLLPDDQNLDRVIQTIASTLAKEVNQALVGHITSIVSDDLFAFPKHEIPLYGPEYKIRKHVKRIVKNRRPSSLWPLKFVLSDFIDDKAVGLMMNSFEESFCMDWNEKTARKANEVKTAIDGLQRAIKQQENMLTEQIPFEIQLALERFEEIRSIKKTSQTFTIKVKNTAHIQRSQFFKDQVDKLLKEMWPEFKGNLKIVPSVKGIIFMKTLESGCTICIKKNSRGDLGKGIGCVFGEDSKSAKYIFTCSHVAPPEERVYTTEKQFIGKSKKRYTIEPSDDITGAFNDFTAIKVSSHSEVELRQRLYHPFGKTSNLRVFNGNYQNLYDKKLYLYKTSNLRPVFVAYNGETYEKIDSSSSESEMEDSRTGTSGSQFRRSDTIRYEDGDKKFKLQQGDSGSAICYYDAEKDEVVVVFLLIGCNDDDEEEEFLCCRFSECLQCLKLREPSMALLRT; encoded by the exons atggATTCCTTGGACTGTATACATATTTGGTATTCGAACGTTTTACTTCCATGGGAATATTTACCAAGATTGAAAATTCTTCAACAACCTTTTGAGGAAATAATACAATCTCACAAGTCAACTTTTGGAAAAACGGTTTATGAAACTTTCAGGACGCTTCTACAACCTCCTAATGCTATCTTTCTCAGTCTTGATAAAGATTATGAAAAGCATTATGACTCTTTATTGGATAAAAGGCGAGTTGAAAAAGAAGGATGTGTAAATTCTCACGGACTTCAACAAGTCATCAACGATTCATATTTCAAAGGGCAGTATGTTCCGCAAATGTATGTGGTGGTTGTCAAGGCTTGTAGAATTCAACCAAATGGACTTGCTCTTCAAATGTGTAACGAT TCGTCCATGCTTCTAACTAGCCTTAGTGGTGCATGTAGTTTAGAGAACTTGGAAAACATTGTTTACATCCTTGGTCTACATGACATCGATATTGATGCTACATCAGAAAGTGAACTGTATGCTGTCCGAAAGACGTTTGCTGAAAACATCGGGCTTATCATGAATGATGTAGACAAGAAGCTAATAGCTAGAGTTTTAATTCAGGGTAAAAATGGAATCACTGGTCGGTTTTCGAGATTACTTGAGAAGCAATTCGTCAGAAAGGCCAATGCCACGATAACCTTTGTTCGGAAGTCTATTGATAATAGCAGGAAACGAATTCAAAATTGGTGTATTGGAGATGATGGGAAAATCATTCTCTCTCATTACAGAAGTAATGAAGAGCTGATAAATTTCCGTTTCCTACAATTATTACCAGATGATCAAAACTTGGACAGAGTAATTCAAACAATCGCATCTACATTAGCCAAAGAAGTAAACCAAGCTTTGGTTGGACACATAACATCCATTGTGTCGGACGATTTGTTTGCCTTCCCAAAGCATGAAATTCCATTGTATGGAccagaatacaaaattagaaaACATGTTAAACGTATCGTGAAAAACAGGCGACCATCTTCTTTGTGGCCTTTGAAGTTTGTTCTGTCGGACTTCATCGACGACAAGGCTGTAGGGCTAATGATGAATTCTTTTGAGGAAAGCTTCTGTATGGATTGGAATGAGAAAACTGCAAGAAAAGCCAACGAAGTCAAAACAGCAATTGATGGACTTCAACGCGCTATCAAGCAACAAGAGAACATGCTTACAGAACAAATCCCTTTCGAAATACAGCTAGCTCTTGAAAG ATTTGAAGAAATCCGCTCCATAAAAAAGACTTCTCAAACATTCACCATCAAAGTGAAAAACACAGCACACATTCAGAGGAGCCAATTCTTTAAAGATCAAGTAGACAAGCTTTTGAAAGAAATGTGGCCCGAGTTCAAAGGAAATCTCAAAATTGTTCCATCGGTAAAAGGTATAATATTTATGAAAACTCTAGAATCTGGATGCACAATATGCATTAAAAAGAACAGTCGGGGCGATTTGGGAAAGGGAATAGGGTGTGTATTCGGCGAGGACTCCAAGAGTGCaaaatatatattcacatgctcaCATGTCGCACCCCCGGAAGAAAGGGTTTATACAACTGAGAAGCAATTCATAGGAAAATCCAAAAAACGTTATACCATAGAACCATCTGATGATATTACAGGAGcatttaatgattttacagCGATTAAAGTTTCTTCTCATTCAGAAGTAGAATTGCGCCAAAGGCTGTATCATCCTTTTGGAAAAACGTCCAACTTGAGAGTATTTAACGGCAATTACCAAAACCTCTAtgacaaaaaattatatttatacaaaacTTCAAATCTTCGTCCGGTTTTTGTCGCATACAATGGAGAAACATATGAAAAAATTGACAGTAGCTCATCCGAATCTGAAATGGAGGATTCACGGACAGGAACAAGCGGCTCTCAGTTTAGAAGAAGCGATACAATTCGTTATGAAGATGGGGACAAAAAATTCAAACTTCAGCAAGGCGACAGCGGCTCGGCAATCTGCTACTACGACGCTGAGAAAGATGaagttgttgttgttttcctTCTTATAGGATGCAACGATGATGATGAAGAAGAAGAGTTCCTTTGCTGTCGATTTTCTgaatgtttacaatgtttaaaaCTTCGGGAACCGTCCATGGCACTTCTTCGCACGTAG